One window from the genome of Sebastes umbrosus isolate fSebUmb1 chromosome 12, fSebUmb1.pri, whole genome shotgun sequence encodes:
- the LOC119498416 gene encoding F-box-like/WD repeat-containing protein TBL1XR1 has translation MSISSDEVNFLVYRYLQESGFSHSAFTFGIESHISQSNINGALVPPAALISIIQKGLQYVEAEVSINEDGTLFDGRPIESLSLIDAVMPDVVQTRQQAYRDKLAQQQQQAAGSGCSTGPQGSTKNGEGAANGEENGSHALANHHSEMMEVDRDVEIPQSKAMVLRGHESEVFICAWNPVNDLLASGSGDSTARIWNLSENSTGGSTQLVLRHCIREGGQDVPSNKDVTSLDWNSEGTLLATGSYDGFARIWTKDGNLASTLGQHKGPIFALKWNKKGNFILSAGVDKTTIIWDAHTGEAKQQFPFHSAPALDVDWQSNNTFASCSTDMCIHVCKLGQDRPVKTFQGHTNEVNAIKWDPTGSLLASCSDDMTLKIWSMKQDTCVHDLQAHSKEIYTIKWSPTGPGTNNPSANLMLASASFDSTVRLWDVERGVCIHTLTRHQEPVYSVAFSPDGRHLASGSFDKCVHIWNTQTGALVHSYRGTGGIFEVCWNATGDKVGASASDGSVCVLDLRK, from the exons ATGAGCATAAGCAGTGATGAAGTAAATTTCCTGGTTTACAGATACTTGCAAGAGTCAG GCTTCTCCCACTCAGCATTCACCTTTGGCATAGAGAGCCACATCAGCCAGTCCAACATCAATGGAGCCCTGGTGCCCCCTGCTGCCCTCATCTCCATCATCCAGAAGGGCCTGCAGTATGTGGAGGCTGAAGTCAGCATCAATGAG GACGGGACCTTATTTGACGGGCGGCCCATTGAATCGTTATCCCTGATCGACGCTGTGATGCCAGATGTAGTCCAAACCAGGCAGCAGGCCTACAGGGACAAGCtggcccagcagcagcagcaggcggcAGGCAGTGGCTGCAGCACAGGGCCCCAGGGAAGCACCAAGAATGGAGAGGGTGCTGCCAACGGAGAGGAAAACGGATCCCACGCCTTAGCCA ATCACCACTCGGAGATGATGGAGGTGGACAGGGACGTGGAGATCCCCCAGAGTAAAGCCATGGTCTTGAGAGGCCACGAATCCGAAGTTTTTATCTGTGCCTGGAACCCAGTGAACGACCTCCTCGCTTCTGG GTCCGGGGACTCGACAGCACGGATCTGGAACCTGAGTGAGAACAGCACAGGCGGGTCCACCCAGCTGGTTCTGAGGCACTGCATACGGGAAGGGGGTCAGGACGTACCCAGCAACAAAGACGTCACCTCACTAGACtggaat AGCGAGGGAACATTGTTAGCAACAGGCTCATATGACGGCTTCGCTAGAATATGGACAAAAGACG gtAATCTGGCCAGTACTTTGGGTCAACATAAAGGTCCTATATTTGCACTCAAGTGGAATAAGAAAGGAAACTTCATCCTCAGTGCTGGTGTAGACAAG ACCACAATTATTTGGGACGCCCACACGGGAGAGGCAAAACAACAATTTCCTTTCCACTCGG CACCTGCTCTGGACGTAGACTGGCAAAGCAACAACACGTTTGCCTCCTGCAGCACAGACATGTGCATCCATGTGTGTAAGCTGGGTCAGGACAGACCTGTCAAGACCTTCCAGGGACACACG AATGAGGTCAACGCCATCAAGTGGGATCCCACTGGCAGCTTGCTGGCCTCCTGCTCAGACGACATGACATTGAAG ATCTGGAGTATGAAGCAGGACACATGTGTCCATGACCTCCAGGCCCACAGTAAAGAAATCTACACCATCAAGTGGAGCCCCACAGGCCCCGGGACCAACAACCCCAGCGCCAACCTCATGCTTGCCAG CGCATCATTTGACTCCACGGTGCGTCTGTGGGACGTGGAGCGCGGGGTGTGTATCCACACACTGACCCGTCACCAGGAGCCCGTCTACAGCGTGGCCTTCAGCCCCGACGGCAGGCACCTCGCCAGCGGCTCCTTCGACAAGTGTGTCCACATCTGGAACACTCAG ACGGGTGCTTTAGTCCACAGCTACCGGGGGACAGGAGGGATCTTCGAGGTGTGCTGGAATGCCACAGGGGACAAAGTAGGAGCCAGTGCGTCAGATGGATCG GTTTGCGTATTAGACCTGAGGAAATGA